gacacaaaatttttttattaaatgtttatttaatttatacttgTTATTCTCAATATGACAATATATAACTATGCActtatatatagaaagaaaattgGAGAAATTTgttttaggaactatactttgGACCTTCttacctattttttttttatctgtttGGCTTGTTGCGCTCTTTcttataaatcacaaaattgaCGATTTACTCTATTTTACAAATCAACTTTTTCCAACTAATTTTACTGAGtactaaatataaaacaataataaataaaaattaaattgataataatttattattttatttaagaaagtatattaatataaaaatgttattaattACAAAGAGAAACAcccaaaagatttaattttgacgAAAACAATagcaaaaaaggaaaattaaataacaaaaatgtcaaaatatatagtattaatttaacaaaaataacaaaattattttttataagcaaaaataatttttctatttgaaaaactaattgtgcatttgatttgaatttttgtaaaaatattaagataattctttaaaaattgtatgaaaaaatccaaaaaatgaTTTATCTATAGatcctttttaaaaaattttggtcattcataaaacaaaaatcccaaaaaattACTTGGTATAAAATTTCCAAAATTTTCAGATGAGGTCTCACTTTTctaattatatatgtaaaagatacattaaaatttaatccCTAAAATCCtctttatacatatatatatcaagataatattatattttggaAATTTTATCATTtcgttttttaaaattacttttatctATACTGAAATCTTTCAAGTATACTTTTACAGTTCACCCTattgaaaaattgataaaaCGGCCCACATGATTCATTTTTCCTCTATGAAATTGAAAATGTTAACTAATATTTTgttgatattaaaattttcaaatataacTTTTGAGGGAAAAAAATGAGATGAAGGGATGAGTAGTATATATTTGTCATCTCTGAGTGCTTGGCGAACTATCTAGTCTAGTAGTCTAAAACTTAATTATccataaaataaagaagtgaATTTTATAGTGTCTATAGAATAGTACTTAACTTTTacctaatttatttattatagtaaattttaaatatttaataattatttatttttatacttttaaaataaaataataatttttaacttttttaaaaaattagataaatatttgTAGGCACCTTAATAATCACGAAATAAAGAATGGAAGAGTCcggaaaaagatatattttggaTTGCTTCCCAAAAACCTGTGAGGAAAGCGAAAAGTCATGTCCCAAAGTTGCTGAATTTCATATATAGGTTTACTTTACGCAGAAAGATCTGAATATatacgaaataaataaaataattgcaGTTTTGTTTGTCGAAAAGCAGAAGCCTCTGTGGCTTTCTAAACAAAGTTGTCGGCACACAATATCCTGCTTTTGGGAAAGATTCTATGCTTGAACATGTGTTTAATTACcagttaattaaaataaaatatttcacaATAATCATATAATCATTATCTTGTTTCCTTCTAATCTCACTGCTTGCCGTTCTAGTAAAGAATGAAGTTCACACATACATGTATTGGCCGTAACCAAAACTAGTTAGCTGAAAGTTAATCTGATTTTAgttgaaaattattaaattatacaaCTTTGATTGGCATGAAAAATCATCCATTCTTTTCTTAATAGGTACAACTAGCTGtccttttgtttctttttaaattgaaaaggagagaaaaattAGATACGATCCGCGAACACCCTTTACAACTATGAGAACAAAGCAACATTTCAAGAACACAGATTTTTATGCCTGTTcgatctatttatttatttattttggagaatttctatttgtatttgattACCATTCATTTACTAACTAGATACGTATTTTCTTCCCCAAATTTGGAGATGAAGAATTGCAAATAATAGAgtaaaacaaaaacaagcaaTTAAAGCTGAAATTTTATAACCTCTTCGTTATTTTGGAGAATTCGGAAGTATTAGTTATTAAATGCTCAAATCCTGATGAATAGCTAAagtaagaaaaacaaaagacaaatttGAAGTATAATGTTaaacataaacaaaattatGCATGAAAGATTATAAAGATGACAAAGAGATCCCAAAAGATGTTAAAATAATTCAATAcactctaaaaattattttgataagtcAAAATTGTCATTCTCTGATCTAATTTTCTGTTGGTCTAACTAAAATTGCAGCCACATGTATTTTGTAATCTTGATGCAATAGctcaagaaattatttttaggttGTCTTTGTCTGAACCACCATCACTGCATCTATAATTAGAACAACCATTTTGCCttgtcaaaataatttttggaaTGCCGTATTGGACAATTTTCTAACTTTTgggtattttttcttctttctgcatttttgtttatttattcttgaatttAAAGGTGTTCAGAAATTGTATTTGGTCAGAATTTCGATATATTCACACTAAAAAAGTCGAATTCGATTaaagtaaatatatataatgagaAAGTTTAGGGGCCAgtaacttttatattttgtggCCAGCACTTAACCATTAAAAGAAAGGTgagtgatctctcaccattggATGACCAATTGATGTAATCTCACATCATTAAAAACATGATTGATGGCCAATTGATggttacaaaacacaaaaattgctggcccctagcactcctcatatataatttttaccTTTAGAGTAGACCCAATAATTTTGAATCGAAATGGATAAGATATGCAAATACGAgacatttcaaatttaaatatatatatatattaaacatTTTTCATGAAAATaccaattttttctctttttttaggATGTTTTactttaaaagtattatttatacattatttttttaaataacaaaaataagataataaatataaaaaaggaagaaataatACAATTTAACCAAAAGTTTATccattatatattactaattttataactaaaatatatcACACAGTACTTTTTTATTGCAATTgagttaaaaatttttcttccaaaattactccctctttcctttttcatctctttctcctctacttgttctatctctattatatattgttactAATTACTAATctgacaaaattaaacatatCACATGATACATtgcaattgaaattaaaatatattatatattatatattatattatatcacATGATGATGGTGGTTTTGGTTGCATTGATTTTCAGTTATTCAACAATCTCTTGGGTGGCATGCTTGGGCAGAGGACGGATTGAAAACGTTAGCTATGAATACAAGAAAACGAGCAGAATGGACCTAATGTTCAGGGTGTTCAACGCATTAGGTGAAATCTCATTTGCATTTGCAGGCCATGCAGTGGCCCTTGAGATTCAGGCCACAATTCCATCAACTCCTGAGAAGCCCTCAAAGATTCCAATGTGGAAAGGTGCTGTTGGTGCTTATTTCATCAATGCCATTTGCTATTTCCCTGTTGCACTTATTGGATATTGGGCTTTTGGGAGAGATGTTCAAGATAATGTTCTTATGGCTCTTGAAAGACCTGCTTGGCTTATTGCCTCTGCTAACTTGATGGTATTCATTCATGTTGTTGGTAGCTACCAGGTATGCATGTTCCCAAatgttagaataaaataaaatctcttCAGTTAATGAATATATTAATTTGGAGACCAACTTGATTCAATAATTGAAATTTCGAAACCAATTTAGTTAAAGAAAATTTAGTACAATAGTTATCTTAATTACTTTTTTACTTTATTCTCTAGCATTAACTTTATATATACTAGCCTCATTAACTTAGttgcaaaataaaaattcttggAACAATACTTTTTAGTAATTTTGGTCAATATTTGGCCAACACGAATATCAAATTATCTtcgataaataaattttagaaatttatgTGTAAATTctcataaatataaatacaaattgtattaattcatgtGTCCGGTAAATATAAgtgtaaattatatttttgtatgcGTAAATTTCTGTAAATATGAGTGTAAATTATTACTCATTATTAGGTACTAACCCAAAATGATAATATATATTTGTTGGCTATgtagtattattattttcaaaatatatttccTTTTTCCTTCGATTCCAAATAATTCTCTAATTTTAATACGTACATCATACatataaagataatttaaaaaataaataaaaacatctTAAGAATGTTGGATAAATTTAGATgagtatatataataatttttgttaattctcTTTCTATAACTCTCTCTTTTTGCTTATTCTCTTTCCTTCATTTAGTAGAGTTTTTAGTGATAACAATTATTTTGATCAAGTAAAATTTTGGATTGGAGGGAGCATCTCTGTTTAagtctttatctttctctccaCTCATCAGTCATGGAGGTTCAACAAACACAAAGATATGCTACCACCTATATATGTTATTACTGTTTCTGACCTGATTAATGGGAAAATTATGGATTCCAGATTTATGCTATGCCTATTTTCGACTTGATTGAGAGGATgatgacaaaaaaatttaatttccctcCTGGACTAGCACTCAGACTTGTTGCTAGAACTACTTATGTAGGTAAGATATTCGCTATCCTCCCTATAATTGAACTATCTTTTTCTACATTTTCAACTATTATAGGTGGAAATACACGAAAGATTTCACATTTACATACTGCACTCCTTAGAGCTTGTTTGGATgagcttttaagaaaagatcttttttcgagttatctttttttaaaagatcttatagagaagtaaaagtaattttatgtttggatatctcatataaaaatgtctttttatttatcaattatgtttgggtataacaatataaaagtacttttttgtttatttattacatgaaaaatatcttttttttttaagaaaaaaagatcttttaaaaaaagatgtaaattacaccttctcaaaaaagatctttttttttattttactagtgtttttacttttactactagaaatttgccaaatacgttaaaaaattaaaaaaatcttttttcgttgaaaaaagatctttttttaacaaaataatgacgCCCAAACATGCACTTGGTCAAGAGTATCTTTTGTATTTGAAGTGTCAACAATACACTAGTCTAGCTATCATCTTTATGCTAGAATTTAACTTTTATTTAGTAGTATGATAGTAATAAGGATCAAAGTTATGTCTTCCAATTTATAGaaattttaaatatcatatgataaatcattttatatttagtagctaacaagttttataattttattttttattttatttaaaaaggcTGTTTGTATACAAAACTCAGCTATTATGTAttagtatataaatacatgtgttgtttaaatttttaatatgtatttttatattttaatgtgtattttatactaataactggttttaataactaattttagtatatatctaGTATGATTGTATTTTATTATATCATAGTTGTAAAAAACAGTGTAAGACATAGAAGGTTTTTTCCTCCCATGAAAAATCTTCATGCCATCATAATTAAGTTTAAAATTTCACAGCTGCTACATTGTTCGTTGGTGTTACCTTCCCCTTCTTTGGTGATCTTCTCGGGTTTTTTGGTGGATTTGGTTTTGCTCCAACTTCATATTTTGTAAGGCCTACTTTTCCTAGCAAGCTTTAGAATTTGTATCAAATCACTAATCTTTGATGTTGTTTGAAAGGCTATGTTTCATCAATCCTTAGGGATAGTAACGAGGCAGATTGAGGCAGATTTTTACTCTATTTAATTTTAGGGTTATACTAAATAACCAATGACTTTGTTGAATAATATGAACAaccattaattaaataaaaatacactacacTTCCAAATTATttacctaaatcttaatattagaataactatCCGTACACCTAATGAAATGAACATCTGATATAtttattgttcacattgtttagtattttcattgtctacctatacttttctataattttatttcactCTACTTAgatttataaaacaaaaaaaaaactgcaCATAATAAATCTTGCACTCTAACCTTTTTTTGTAGGTACCTGTCCTGCCTATGcatatttttgtaatctctaaaattcaacataaaaaaaaaacaatttttaaaatttatgaaacaatgataaaaaaaaaattcaaacaacatattaaaaaaaacgcCTTTAAATTTTGTGTTAATTTGTTTAATGACTAGACATTCTTGTTTTAAAAGTAGGGtcataaaatattctttttttgtcTATATAtcttcaatttatatatttctaTCTGAAAAGAGGAAATCCAAACACGACTGATAAGTATCATTCAGAGTCTATAACATGAATAATCTCCTCTATCTATTGTTTCAGCTTCCTAGTATAATGTGGCTAATAATCAAGAAGCCGAAGAGATTTAGCATGAATTGGTTCATCAATTGGGTAATTATCGATTTACAGTAGCAAGTTCACTTTTGAAAATACATCAAAATATAAATGCTTATGAATTATGATCAGAGTTGACCCACAATTGTATTTTCAGGTTTCAATATACGTTGGAGTGTGCATTATGTTGGCATCAACCATAGGGGGCTTGAGGAACATTGCTGCTGATGCCTCCACTTATAGTTTCTACACCTAAACTAGATTATTGAAAGAATGTGTTAACTGTAATTAAACGAGTTAATTATTGGACTGGGACTTGCTAATGATCTAGATAATAATGTGCCCTTATTTGTTGGAGTAACTATCTTTTTGTAGTCTTCTTTTCTTTGGTGATCTTATCTGAACACTTAAAGATTTCTTGTTAGCCATATATAGTACTTAAATTTTactaatatatatttgtttGCATTATATTCTGCTTCCATGTTAATTCTTGTGTTCCAGTTAAATATTCAACCTCTACATTTTGCATTTTTGGATTCTTGTAAGAATTTGTATCTACTTAATTTCGTCCATGATCGCTTAGTTGGCCATTGAGATTTAAATAGttataaatgttattaaaatgcATATATGAATGACAAACTTCACTaaatagctttttttttttctttctctgtttttaactCGGTATACTAAGTAAGACACATTTTTAAAAGGAATGAAATACGACAACACGATGTATTTTAGTTCGAGTGTTAAGAgttaaacttttttaaattaaattagatttaaaaagtataaatcTGTCTAACCAACTAAATTTGACAAGTGCTGTTTGAGAATTAGCTAATAAATTTTGGATTtacaaaattatgaaaaaatgaaaGTACAATTATTTTTAACACTTGTGTCataaataatagaatatattttGGTCGGTTCGATACTGCCAACgaagtaaaaagaaaagaaaaaaaaacctagaaaaatattttggagagaaagaaaagaagagaaagtttTATATTCACTtcacttttttcattatttgatCAATTACTTGCCCTTAATGTATTTGCATTTCTCATCATCTTACTTGTCTTGTTTTGAGGGGTGTTGGATCGATTATCCATTGAATTTAGAAACAATATAATTGGGTTGGATCAATTTTAAATGGATGATCGAATTATTCTTATCCGTGAACACCCCTAAAAAAGTGAAAACAACTAAACAAGTAAGATgatgaaaaatacaaatacattAAGGACAAGTGGTTAACAATTCTTTAGACAAAGAAAATTatgcataaaagaaaaacaaaaataatgtgAAATTTATTCGTAAGTGGTACTTATACAGTTGAGacaataaaatatatagttgacatttttttttttacttttaagttGAGTTGTAATTAGATGTAGAAATGTTAGATTGTAACATTGTTCGTAAATTTCTTTTCGCATTAGTTCCTAATGTTGGTAATAAGATGTCACGGAGGATGAAGAAATCATGACGACATTAGTTCTAATGAATTGAAATTGTTAGTAACATCTGTGGttggtttttaaaataaagatgaaataACCCCACATTCATGTAATACGTTacaaggattttcgaaaaattcaatGACAAAATTGTACTCGTAGTTGTTTAAGTAAGGGTTTTCTTTGTTGTCATGAACTTACAAAATCATCAGTTGAAGGCATTTGATAATATTTGTAGTGTCCGAtgataatttttctaataaaagaGAAGTAAGGCTGACTTAATGAGATATGTATGTTTTTGTAGTTGAAAATTAAGATTGTGTTGTTaggattttgttttttatttgattgtgtATTTGTTAATGATATGTAAATAGTTTATGGTGTAAACATTTTTTTAGTCGatatgattaaattttaattggaTTAGTCATATTTAATGATAGACataaataatcatttttttGGGAGATATTATGGATTTGttcaaatatattttagattatGTGAAATTAAGAAAGGTGTAAAATAGGGAAATAAACTACTATTTGAGTAATAcaatttatcattattatttgtgGTAGAatgcaaaattattaaatttaaaattttggtttttgaaatagaaaatttaaatatattgtttagaattgaattgaatctaacataaaatttgaataaaatgatCATGATCCTGATATTGTTGGAGAGACTAtccctaatttttatttttgttagatgatttttattaattttttttatagactaaaccactatttttgtttattttaataaagtCTAGGCCCAAAACATAATaacattctaaaaaaatattagttaatcCTCTTCAAAAATTACCCAATTATAATTCCTCTTTAATCATTCTACTAACTATCTATTGATAATATCTCTTAGCACTAAAGCAAAGCGATATCATTATCTATAATACTGCTATTCTAAATTGCATTGGGTCCcataattcttcttattcttataATTGTCTCCCGTCACGTTTCATACATAACATTATACCACTCTTATATCTTGACAAATGAACATCTACATATATACAAAGAATACTCGTTCTACACTATAGCACTCGTCTATGTCAAATATGTAATGGGATATATTGATTTCGTCTGTGTTAAATATGTAATCGGGTATTAATTTCTCAAGTGGTAGTCTATTTACGTGTGAGCACGTTTataaaaaggtaaaaaataaagtacacgtgaaattaataattaaaatttattaaataaaaatttaatcaattaaattatttaacaactctcagttattattgttatttatttcaCAGAAAGCACCTAAATTTTTaccatataaaaattaattatgtacaaaaaaatataaaaagtaataaaaatctAGACATGTAAACGCAATAGGAAATTTCCGAGAGTTGGGAGGCGGCTGTTAGTCAGAATTCAGAATTCAGAAGGAATCAACAATGTTGTATGCAACAAGGTTTAGGTATTCTGTTCGTCAAATCCCTAATTTTGTTCCACTCTCTACTCTCCCTCCTTCCTGTTCCTGTTCATGGACAAGCCTTCACTTTCATTCTGAGCCTCCATCCCTTCGTGAAGTTGACGATGCCGTTGATTCCTT
The Arachis duranensis cultivar V14167 chromosome 5, aradu.V14167.gnm2.J7QH, whole genome shotgun sequence genome window above contains:
- the LOC107491298 gene encoding lysine histidine transporter-like 6, translated to MISASSPSKEVQSEQKWVENGPQRRAKWWYSTFHTVTAMIGAGVLSLPYAMAYLGWVPGTLMLLLSWLLTLNSMWQLIQLHECVPGTRFDRYIDLGRHAFGPKLGPWIVLPQQLIVQVGCDIVYMVTGGKCLKKFMEIACTNCTQLKQSYWILIFGAIHFFLSQLPNFNSVAAVSLAAAVMSLSYSTISWVACLGRGRIENVSYEYKKTSRMDLMFRVFNALGEISFAFAGHAVALEIQATIPSTPEKPSKIPMWKGAVGAYFINAICYFPVALIGYWAFGRDVQDNVLMALERPAWLIASANLMVFIHVVGSYQIYAMPIFDLIERMMTKKFNFPPGLALRLVARTTYVAATLFVGVTFPFFGDLLGFFGGFGFAPTSYFLPSIMWLIIKKPKRFSMNWFINWVSIYVGVCIMLASTIGGLRNIAADASTYSFYT